Proteins found in one Zea mays cultivar B73 chromosome 1, Zm-B73-REFERENCE-NAM-5.0, whole genome shotgun sequence genomic segment:
- the LOC103637669 gene encoding protein ARABIDILLO 1, giving the protein MTRRVRRRTCREREGKVVRGASRVVSAGPEGEEDAAAVEVDWRALPDDTVLQLFARLNYRDRASMASACRAWRALGSSPCLWRTLDLRAHRYDREVASSLASRCGSLRRIRLRGHEAAEAVLGLRARGLREVVADGCRGLTDATLAVLAARHEDLQSLQIGPDPLERISSDALRHVALCCSQLCRLRLSGLREVDAEAVGALARCCPLLEDVAFLDCGTVDEAALAGIHSVRFLSVAGCRNLKWATASTCWTQLPSLIALDVSRTDVPPSAVSRLISHAKTLKLICTLNCISVEEEQLHNPAVFSNSKGKVVLTINSDIFKSFETMFPVVDVKEHEFFNQCNWSHKDKIPGDTMTWLEWILSQSLLRIAESNPQGMDGFWLQKGTTLLLRLLKSLQEDVQERAATSLATFVVMDDESANVDPARSEAVMQNGGIRMLLDLARCSRESAQSEAAKAIANLSVNTKVAKAVADEGGITILINLAKSMNRLVAEEAAGGLWNLSVGEDHKAAIAVSGGIKALVDLIFRWPAGTDGVLERAAGALANLAADDKCSLEVAKAGGVHALVTLARSCKLDGVLEQAARGLANLAAHGDNNDNNAAVGQEAGALEALVQLTSSQNEGVRQEAAGALWNLSFDDRNREAIAAVGGVEALVALVQQCLNASEGLQERAAGALWGLSVSEANSIAIGQGGGVAPLLTLARSEVEDVHETAAGALWNLAFYSGNALRIVEEGGVPVLVKICSSSRSKMARFMSALALAYMFDGRMDEVALVGASSDSSSKSVNVEGARRIAFKHIETFVLTFSDPQMFSMAAASSAPAALSHVAEAVFIHEAGHLRCSRSEIGRFVSMLRNPSPILRACAAFALLQFTIPGGRHAVHHAGLLQEAGAGRVLRAAAAATTASIEAKIFARIVLRNLEHHQLGMST; this is encoded by the exons ATGACGCGCCGGGTGCGGCGGCGGACATGCAGGGAACGGGAGGGTAAGGTGGTGCGGGGCGCATCGCGTGTTGTTTCGGCTGGGCCGGAAGGCGAGGAGGATGCGGCGGCGGTGGAGGTGGACTGGAGGGCGCTGCCGGACGACACGGTGCTGCAGCTCTTTGCGCGGCTGAACTACCGCGACCGCGCCAGCATGGCGTCAGCGTGCCGGGCTTGGCGAGCGCTGGGCTCGTCACCCTGCTTGTGGAGGACGCTCGACCTCCGCGCACATCGCTATGACAGGGAGGTGGCGTCGTCGCTTGCCTCGCGGTGCGGGAGCCTGCGTCGGATACGCTTGCGCGGCCACGAGGCGGCAGAGGCCGTCCTGGGCCTCCGTGCGCGTGGTCTTCGCGAGGTGGTGGCCGATGGCTGCCGCGGCCTCACAGATGCCACGCTCGCTGTCCTCGCCGCGCGGCACGAGGACCTCCAGAGCCTCCAGATCGGGCCCGATCCTCTCGAGCGCATCTCTAGCGACGCCCTCCGCCACGTCGCGCTTTGTTGCTCGCAGCTCTGCCGCCTTCGCCTCTCGGGTCTCCGTGAAGTTGACGCGGAGGCCGTCGGAGCGCTCGCCCGGTGCTGCCCCCTCCTCGAGGATGTGGCTTTCCTCGATTGTGGCACCGTGGATGAGGCCGCCCTTGCTGGTATCCACTCTGTCCGATTCCTCTCTGTAGCAGGATGCCGGAACCTGAAATGGGCTACTGCATCCACCTGCTGGACCCAGCTTCCCTCCCTCATTGCCCTTGACGTCTCCCGCACTGATGTTCCGCCAAGTGCTGTTTCACGCCTCATTTCCCATGCCAAAACCCTCAAGCTAATATGCACGCTGAACTGCATTTCTGTTGAGGAGGAACAGCTTCACAATCCTGCTGTATTTAGTAACTCTAAGGGCAAGGTCGTGCTAACGATTAACAGCGATATCTTCAAATCTTTTGAGACCATGTTTCCAGTTGTGGATGTGAAAGAGCATGAGTTTTTCAATCAATGTAACTGGAGTCACAAAGACAAGATACCTGGTGATACGATGACATGGCTCGAATGGATCCTGTCACAGTCACTTCTCCGAATTGCAGAGTCCAACCCACAAGGCATGGATGGTTTCTGGCTGCAGAAGGGCACTACACTGCTGCTTAGACTGTTGAAGAGTTTACAGGAGGATGTGCAGGAGCGGGCAGCTACGTCGCTTGCTACGTTTGTAGTTATGGATGATGAGAGTGCAAATGTGGATCCTGCAAGGTCGGAGGCAGTGATGCAGAATGGGGGCATTCGAATGTTGCTGGACCTTGCAAGGTGCTCAAGGGAGAGCGCACAATCTGAAGCAGCAAAA GCTATTGCCAACTTGTCAGTGAATACCAAGGTTGCCAAGGCAGTTGCAGATGAAGGCGGCATTACAATACTCATTAATTTAGCCAAGTCGATGAATAGGCTTgttgccgaagaagctgctgGTGGCCTTTGGAATCTCTCTGTAGGCGAGGACCACAAG GCGGCTATTGCAGTATCTGGTGGCATTAAGGCCCTGGTCGATCTAATATTTCGTTGGCCTGCTGGAACTGATGGAGTTCTT GAACGTGCTGCTGGCGCGCTTGCAAACCTGGCTGCTGATGACAAGTGTAGCTTGGAAGTTGCAAAGGCTGGTGGTGTCCATGCTTTGGTTACACTTGCTAGATCATGTAAACTTGATGGTGTCCTAGAACAG GCTGCAAGAGGTCTGGCTAACTTAGCTGCACATGGGGACAACAATGACAACAATGCTGCTGTAGGTCAGGAAGCAGGGGCTCTGGAGGCACTGGTGCAACTAACAAGTTCTCAAAACGAGGGTGTAAG ACAAGAAGCTGCTGGTGCTTTGTGGAACCTGTCATTTGATGACAGAAACCGTGAAGCCATTGCTGCAGTGGGTGGCGTTGAAGCTTTG GTTGCCCTAGTGCAACAATGTTTGAATGCTTCAGAAGGTCTTCAGGAGAGAGCTGCTGGTGCATTGTGGGGATTATCTGTTTCAGAAGCTAATAG CATTGCAATTGGGCAGGGTGGTGGGGTTGCACCATTGCTCACATTGGCACGCTCAGAGGTTGAA GATGTTCACGAGACAGCTGCAGGGGCACTATGGAATCTTGCATTTTATTCTGGTAATGCTCTCCGCATAGTCGAAGAAGGCGGGGTTCCTGTTCTTGTAAAAATTTGCTCATCATCACGGTCCAAGATGGCACGTTTCATGTCTGCACTAGCACTAGCATATATGTTTGACGGAAG AATGGATGAAGTTGCTTTGGTTGGAGCATCCTCAGATAGCAGTTCCAAGAGTGTTAATGTTGAGGGAGCTAGAAGAATAGCATTTAAGCATATAGAAACCTTTGTGCTCACTTTCTCAGATCCACAAATGTTCTCTATGGCTGCTGCCTCCTCAGCCCCAGCAGCGCTGTCTCATGTTGCTGAAGCAGTGTTTATACACGAAGCTGGACACCTGAGATGCAG TCGCTCTGAGATTGGTAGATTTGTTTCCATGCTTCGGAATCCTTCACCAATTCTTCGTGCTTGTGCTGCCTTTGCCCTTCTTCAG